The proteins below come from a single Candidatus Kirkpatrickella diaphorinae genomic window:
- a CDS encoding YbaB/EbfC family nucleoid-associated protein has translation MKNLAGLMKQASQMQAKMEELQTRLDALMIEGEAGAGLVKITLNGKGDMKKLVIDPKLLTPTDAEMVQDLILAAFSNARSKVEAASSEEMRRLTGGIDLPAGFKLPF, from the coding sequence ATGAAAAATCTCGCTGGCCTGATGAAACAGGCTTCCCAGATGCAAGCCAAAATGGAGGAATTGCAGACGCGGCTCGACGCTCTGATGATTGAGGGTGAAGCGGGCGCGGGTCTCGTCAAAATCACCTTGAATGGCAAAGGCGACATGAAAAAGCTGGTCATCGACCCGAAATTACTGACGCCGACTGATGCCGAAATGGTGCAGGATCTCATCCTGGCGGCTTTCAGCAATGCGCGCAGCAAGGTTGAAGCGGCCAGCTCGGAGGAAATGCGGCGTCTGACCGGGGGGATTGATCTGCCTGCCGGCTTTAAACTGCCTTTCTGA